The Sus scrofa isolate TJ Tabasco breed Duroc chromosome X, Sscrofa11.1, whole genome shotgun sequence genome has a segment encoding these proteins:
- the LOC100154946 gene encoding testis-expressed protein 13C-like, producing MAVDFSDPRSGFRHSEVVMFINEEVLTNGGGPNFYLTFRSRPWNEIEDELQSILADLQVPRTVKRACVWSALALSVRVATRQREQQARRVRRLQEQVGERETAAWALASQLQRLREEREEMIKQLRSTRSDLQQALNEREVLRGQLLRAERQPLEAAPRSRSQQFAADVWPLTAEERNKLLIATSQRRQMVEAQREESQNAPAGGMLYMPGPPSPWAQVVQPPLPMPLPMPLPLPFPLPFPYSRPPPPRVVSEAEAAAAAAATTTAAAAFPPQMPVGGIYPSGVWPAASQEEVALPWDPRIQGQEEAPVRPHFISPSGYIWNQEDPMKPQPQELMPRPAKAPGPSCEAEGSAPSV from the coding sequence ATGGCCGTGGATTTCAGTGACCCCAGAAGCGGTTTTCGCCACAGCGAGGTAGTCATGTTCATCAACGAAGAGGTGCTCACTAACGGCGGCGGCCCAAACTTCTACCTGACCTTCCGCTCGCGGCCCTGGAACGAGATCGAGGACGAGCTGCAGTCCATCCTGGCCGACCTGCAGGTACCGCGCACGGTCAAGAGGGCCTGCGTCTGGAGCGCGCTGGCCTTGAGCGTGCGTGTGGCCACGAGGCAGCGGGAGCAGCAGGCGCGCCGGGTTCGGCGGCTGCAGGAGCAGGTCGGGGAGCGCGAGACGGCCGCGTGGGCTCTGGCGTCGCAGCTGCAGCGCCTGCGCGAGGAGCGTGAGGAGATGATCAAGCAGTTGCGTAGCACGCGCAGTGACCTGCAGCAGGCGCTGAACGAGCGCGAGGTGCTGCGCGGGCAGCTGCTCCGGGCTGAGAGGCAGCCCCTTGAGGCCGCTCCCCGGTCCCGATCCCAGCAGTTCGCGGCTGATGTGTGGCCCTTGACCGCAGAGGAGCGAAACAAGTTGCTGATCGCGACATCTCAGCGTAGGCAGATGGTGGAGGCCCAGAGGGAGGAGTCCCAGAATGCCCCAGCAGGCGGCATGCTTTACATGCCGGGCCCCCCGAGTCCCTGGGCCCAGGTTGTTCAACCCCCTCTGCCAATGCCATTACCCATGCCATTGCCCCTGCCATTCCCCCTGCCATTCCCATACTCACGGCCTCCCCCACCTAGGGTAGTCTcagaggcagaagcagcagcagcagctgcagccacaaccacagctgcagcagcattcCCACCCCAGATGCCTGTTGGGGGGATCTACCCATCTGGCGTGTGGCCTGCAGCGTCCCAGGAGGAGGTAGCCCTGCCGTGGGACCCGAGGATCCAAGGCCAAGAGGAAGCTCCTGTGAGACCCCACTTCATCAGCCCCTCAGGGTACATCTGGAACCAGGAAGACCCAATGAAGCCGCAACCTCAGGAACTGATGCCCAGGCCAGCAAAAG